The following are from one region of the Paenibacillus sp. KS-LC4 genome:
- a CDS encoding TetR/AcrR family transcriptional regulator, whose product MADKPFQTISITEIVEHAGYNRGTFYANYENKEGLLDEIVSGLLDKLLQAFRAPYEHVEVFNVIELLATYSMSAVLGLVWHWIETGFKHPPAYMQEQLVKIINLYPTIADTSLNGKQS is encoded by the coding sequence ATGGCGGATAAGCCCTTTCAAACCATATCTATTACCGAGATTGTTGAGCATGCCGGCTACAACAGGGGGACCTTTTATGCCAACTATGAAAATAAAGAGGGGCTGCTCGACGAAATTGTGAGTGGACTGCTGGATAAACTGCTGCAAGCGTTCCGGGCGCCTTACGAACACGTCGAGGTTTTTAACGTGATTGAGCTGCTGGCCACCTATAGTATGAGTGCTGTATTAGGCCTCGTATGGCACTGGATTGAAACCGGCTTTAAGCACCCGCCCGCGTATATGCAGGAGCAGCTTGTTAAAATCATTAATTTATATCCCACCATTGCCGACACGTCGCTTAATGGTAAGCAGTCTTAG
- a CDS encoding SMI1/KNR4 family protein, whose product MVQMDGSHQPITLEEINEFQQKLNLRLPEQYKNFLLESNGGDPSPSMFKISDEQGEGVLNIFYGIGDMYSNLEEYIDIYEGRLPLGFIPIGNDPSGNVICLGLNEKYYSNIYFWDHEQESDNPDDMSNMFFLANDLNEFLNSLYDDNEE is encoded by the coding sequence ATGGTACAAATGGATGGCTCACATCAGCCTATTACATTAGAAGAAATTAATGAATTCCAGCAGAAGCTTAATTTGAGATTACCTGAACAATATAAAAATTTTTTATTAGAATCGAATGGAGGCGATCCTTCACCAAGCATGTTCAAAATTTCTGATGAGCAAGGAGAAGGAGTGCTTAATATTTTTTATGGTATTGGGGACATGTATAGTAACTTAGAAGAATATATCGATATTTATGAAGGTAGACTTCCTTTGGGGTTTATTCCCATTGGAAATGATCCTTCGGGAAACGTGATTTGTTTGGGATTAAACGAAAAATACTACAGTAATATATATTTTTGGGATCACGAGCAAGAATCTGATAATCCAGATGATATGAGTAATATGTTCTTTCTTGCAAATGATCTTAATGAATTTTTGAACTCCCTATACGATGATAATGAAGAATAA
- a CDS encoding S-layer homology domain-containing protein: protein MPIIRRTFICLLLISTMTGGITAYADSYKPNGHWADMLLQWASHVKIMEGYSDGSFQPDRLISEAEFLVVLYRAFDVRLDNNPISTAYQLAKSWNHPIVGYSKPALRSVPITQGQAAAIIAAARGVHYEGHNNIIYLLGNGMGSSPDAALSTFQSDAALTRAEAIQWIRQLTVAGMLDIKERPKALSDLSKLPDPATAPKALPLFSTQPVVRADFDLIGNNPAMGVKLWESKQAIDSRFGESQQAGMFKRNQYSTFTVHYNKAGQVDSWDIASDKDHLEASKLFSTYKGIVLEKSTITDVLQQYGTAGYLNSGSAFYFYEEAEDGSYTPLPPAFSRSQALNEKKTYVIYFSFNTETSKVDFIMVSWLANAFGNSSPD, encoded by the coding sequence ATGCCTATCATTCGTCGTACATTCATTTGTCTGTTGCTTATATCGACTATGACTGGAGGAATAACGGCTTACGCCGATTCGTATAAACCAAATGGTCATTGGGCTGATATGCTGCTTCAATGGGCGAGCCATGTAAAAATAATGGAGGGGTATTCCGACGGAAGCTTCCAGCCCGACAGGTTAATAAGCGAGGCAGAGTTTTTAGTCGTCTTGTATCGAGCTTTTGATGTCCGGCTAGACAATAATCCAATTAGCACAGCCTACCAGCTTGCGAAAAGCTGGAATCACCCCATTGTCGGTTACTCTAAGCCTGCCCTGAGGTCAGTACCTATAACGCAAGGTCAAGCAGCAGCCATTATCGCAGCAGCCAGAGGAGTCCACTACGAGGGTCATAATAATATTATATACTTGCTCGGGAATGGAATGGGAAGCAGCCCTGATGCTGCACTATCGACTTTTCAATCTGATGCTGCTTTAACACGCGCAGAAGCGATTCAATGGATAAGACAATTAACCGTTGCGGGTATGCTTGACATTAAAGAACGGCCGAAAGCACTTTCCGACCTCAGCAAGCTGCCGGATCCCGCAACTGCTCCCAAGGCTCTGCCTTTATTCAGTACACAACCTGTTGTAAGAGCAGATTTTGATCTAATTGGAAATAATCCAGCTATGGGTGTAAAGCTTTGGGAAAGTAAACAGGCCATTGACTCTCGATTTGGTGAATCACAGCAGGCCGGTATGTTTAAACGCAACCAATATTCCACTTTCACGGTTCATTATAATAAAGCAGGCCAAGTGGACTCATGGGATATAGCTAGCGATAAAGACCATTTGGAGGCGAGCAAGCTCTTCTCAACTTATAAAGGCATTGTTTTGGAAAAAAGTACGATAACGGATGTTTTACAGCAATACGGGACAGCCGGATATTTAAATTCGGGTAGCGCCTTTTATTTTTATGAAGAAGCAGAGGATGGCAGCTATACGCCGTTGCCCCCCGCCTTCAGTAGATCACAAGCTTTAAACGAAAAGAAGACCTACGTCATCTACTTTAGCTTTAATACAGAGACTTCAAAAGTCGATTTTATAATGGTTAGTTGGCTGGCGAATGCATTTGGGAACTCTAGCCCCGATTAA
- a CDS encoding MerR family transcriptional regulator, which produces MSEAKEVQEGKATLEIKRVQDSESIYTIKEAAEQSGLSEDTIRYYEKIGVLPRAERKNNTHRFYRVKDIETMKMLVCLKKTGMSLDEIRPFIGVSFINIPSDYPELVQLMLNHKQHIQRQIADLQQVLDFIDDKLKITSLEQ; this is translated from the coding sequence ATGTCGGAAGCAAAGGAAGTACAGGAAGGAAAAGCTACGCTGGAAATAAAGAGGGTACAAGATAGTGAGAGCATCTACACGATTAAAGAAGCGGCGGAACAAAGCGGCTTGTCGGAGGATACGATTCGTTATTATGAGAAGATCGGCGTTTTGCCGCGGGCGGAGCGTAAAAACAACACCCATCGTTTTTACCGGGTAAAGGATATTGAAACGATGAAAATGCTCGTTTGCTTGAAAAAAACAGGTATGTCGCTAGACGAAATAAGACCGTTTATAGGTGTGTCCTTCATCAATATCCCGTCGGATTATCCCGAGCTGGTGCAATTAATGCTGAACCATAAGCAGCATATTCAGCGGCAAATAGCGGATTTGCAGCAGGTGCTGGACTTTATTGATGACAAGCTGAAAATCACTTCGTTGGAGCAGTGA
- a CDS encoding HNH endonuclease: protein MAGKQVIFKPDEVRRLQQQMVRIGADTDELRRRVSGKIASWDRSLPMLSSLEQIQRQLTGLTQEAEQMTEVISKALKGIERVQAEAAQEAKQLAKGLSGLERFDLLKRVGTTGGGSYTPVPVTFRPMVTNLIDRILPQVSRDRWSSDPLVKELRRVAGLQGATAAEKLDAEMKLEAIFAERDLIAKAQTAYAVYKQFGNHLLMAEMHKQAEISREKLKALGVAESYFAPNVNMTSYFKQVPLLACDYDPSFALEGDLTTRVPLPDNARYLFMVMMAQTPGPTGELARVQLKEIHALQQTIRDAAGGLVTDVQQGQVKSGLLNVLTILQSMQALSKYDPPPKEVVVEEKPGMLEKFGQDAMQSLEIYWSVIKNQASVEWAAIKQTGNSIAEVGTDLYNAHVERANKSNDSVYDFFNNATMGLISVPGALWKEHEDRTANRNESVSAYLDYLSLGLTGMVQGAFAPENPNSKEHVQDVIGVLGLLFSVKVKAPGGIEPTVPKSPAVKPEGAGNGRGLGFGNQLVTPEGFQFMDSFPNNKSIIELPKTDVQKRYLEEMDRLKREAEGTGKGKRLELSDLTKEILETKPMNSPVPKKWYDKGGSISIDENGTWTYTNKKGQSVSYPDGYPDFSEYYHPTVGPVEITFASPTNRPADYKAANLEARLSKDSNPPVTKPNKSPGGYTWHHHQDGKTMILVEEKVHAEFTHSGGISKVNGKGNE, encoded by the coding sequence ATGGCCGGAAAGCAGGTCATATTTAAACCGGATGAAGTGAGGCGCCTGCAGCAGCAGATGGTGCGAATCGGAGCGGACACGGATGAGCTGCGACGGCGGGTGAGCGGAAAGATCGCAAGCTGGGATCGCTCTTTGCCGATGCTGAGCAGCCTGGAGCAGATTCAGAGGCAGTTGACGGGCTTGACGCAGGAAGCGGAGCAGATGACGGAGGTGATCAGCAAAGCGCTGAAGGGCATCGAGCGTGTGCAGGCGGAAGCGGCGCAGGAAGCGAAGCAGCTGGCGAAGGGGCTGAGCGGGCTGGAGCGTTTTGACCTGTTGAAGCGGGTAGGGACGACAGGCGGCGGCAGCTACACGCCCGTGCCCGTCACCTTCCGTCCGATGGTGACGAATCTAATCGACCGAATCTTGCCGCAAGTGAGCCGAGACCGCTGGTCGAGTGACCCGTTGGTGAAGGAGCTGCGGCGGGTCGCAGGCCTGCAAGGCGCGACAGCAGCAGAGAAGCTGGACGCGGAAATGAAGCTGGAGGCGATCTTCGCGGAGCGTGATCTGATTGCGAAGGCGCAGACGGCGTATGCGGTGTACAAGCAGTTCGGAAACCATCTGCTGATGGCGGAGATGCACAAGCAGGCGGAGATTAGCCGAGAGAAGCTGAAGGCGCTTGGTGTAGCAGAGAGCTATTTTGCCCCAAATGTGAATATGACGAGCTACTTTAAGCAGGTGCCGCTGCTGGCGTGTGACTATGATCCATCGTTTGCGCTGGAAGGGGACCTGACGACACGGGTGCCGCTGCCGGACAACGCACGTTATCTCTTTATGGTGATGATGGCGCAAACGCCGGGTCCGACGGGTGAACTGGCGAGGGTGCAGCTGAAGGAAATTCATGCGTTGCAGCAAACGATACGAGACGCTGCGGGCGGATTAGTAACGGATGTCCAGCAGGGGCAAGTGAAAAGCGGGCTGCTGAACGTGCTGACGATTTTGCAGAGCATGCAGGCATTAAGCAAATACGATCCCCCGCCAAAGGAAGTTGTCGTCGAGGAAAAGCCGGGCATGCTGGAGAAGTTTGGGCAGGATGCGATGCAAAGCCTTGAGATCTACTGGAGCGTGATAAAAAACCAAGCATCAGTGGAATGGGCTGCGATTAAGCAAACCGGAAATAGCATAGCTGAAGTGGGAACGGATTTATATAATGCTCATGTAGAACGAGCGAACAAAAGTAACGACTCCGTCTATGATTTTTTTAACAACGCGACAATGGGCTTGATCAGTGTACCTGGGGCGCTATGGAAGGAACATGAAGATCGAACGGCGAATCGGAATGAGTCGGTGTCTGCCTATTTGGATTATTTGAGCCTGGGTCTAACGGGGATGGTGCAAGGAGCGTTTGCACCGGAAAATCCAAATTCCAAGGAGCATGTGCAGGATGTAATCGGAGTGCTCGGCTTATTGTTTTCGGTTAAAGTAAAGGCACCAGGAGGAATTGAACCAACGGTTCCGAAAAGTCCAGCGGTCAAACCGGAGGGTGCAGGAAATGGTCGTGGATTAGGCTTTGGCAATCAGCTTGTGACCCCTGAGGGGTTCCAATTCATGGACTCTTTTCCTAACAACAAGTCGATAATTGAACTTCCAAAAACAGACGTGCAGAAGCGGTATTTGGAAGAGATGGATCGGCTGAAGCGAGAGGCTGAGGGGACGGGTAAAGGTAAGAGGTTAGAACTGTCGGATTTAACTAAAGAAATATTGGAAACCAAACCGATGAATTCACCTGTCCCTAAAAAGTGGTATGATAAAGGCGGGAGTATTTCAATTGATGAAAATGGAACATGGACGTATACAAATAAGAAAGGGCAATCTGTGAGTTATCCAGATGGGTATCCCGACTTTTCAGAGTACTATCACCCGACTGTTGGGCCCGTAGAAATTACATTCGCTTCACCAACAAATAGACCAGCAGATTATAAAGCAGCAAATCTGGAGGCACGTTTGAGTAAGGACTCTAATCCTCCTGTAACTAAGCCTAATAAATCACCTGGAGGGTATACTTGGCATCACCATCAAGATGGTAAGACAATGATTTTAGTCGAAGAAAAGGTACATGCTGAATTCACCCATAGTGGCGGGATATCAAAAGTTAATGGAAAAGGTAATGAATAA
- a CDS encoding S-layer homology domain-containing protein, with product MSIFRRTFICLLLVSSLLGGSIVNADTSLPSASDHWSDTLKQWASENGIIEGYSDGSFQPDKLISEAEFLKVLYEAFDNGLLRNAETDGTIKSRIDTLYKFAKEWNHPVVGTASSKLRTKPITYAQAAAIIASANGVHFEGQNNLIYLIGHGMVHSDSASLSTFKSDSPLTRAEAIQWIRQLTVAGMMSIQERPKSLSKRSMLPSLVNAPKPLPLFSTQPLAKDDFDLIGSDTQSVLKLWDSKASVDARFGKPQGISFGLSPYPSFSVKYNKVDLIGLWSISNDDEYTDTNQNFSTSKGIIVGKSTLRDVLLQYGTAGYLSPGRAYLFYEQAEDESYFSLDPFFQDTPINNRNQTYGFAFFFDEETLKVDLIMSFWLPVVSGEN from the coding sequence ATGTCTATATTCCGTCGGACGTTCATTTGTCTTCTGTTGGTTTCAAGCCTGCTTGGGGGAAGCATCGTTAATGCCGATACGAGCCTACCTAGTGCTAGTGATCACTGGTCAGATACGTTGAAGCAATGGGCCAGCGAAAATGGCATCATTGAGGGGTATTCGGATGGAAGCTTCCAGCCGGATAAGCTTATAAGCGAGGCTGAGTTTTTGAAAGTATTGTATGAGGCGTTCGATAATGGGTTGTTGAGGAACGCTGAGACGGATGGGACCATTAAAAGCAGGATAGACACGCTTTATAAATTTGCAAAAGAGTGGAACCATCCCGTTGTCGGGACAGCCTCGTCAAAGCTTCGTACAAAGCCTATCACCTATGCACAAGCGGCTGCGATTATTGCCTCGGCCAATGGCGTACACTTTGAGGGACAAAATAACCTCATCTATCTAATTGGACATGGCATGGTTCACAGTGATTCCGCTTCGCTGTCTACCTTTAAATCCGATTCTCCTTTGACAAGGGCTGAAGCGATTCAATGGATCAGGCAGTTGACGGTTGCAGGAATGATGAGTATACAGGAGCGTCCAAAATCCCTATCCAAACGCAGCATGCTGCCGAGTTTGGTGAATGCACCAAAGCCTTTGCCCCTATTCAGCACGCAGCCATTAGCCAAGGATGACTTTGATTTAATCGGAAGCGATACTCAATCCGTGCTGAAATTATGGGATTCGAAAGCTTCTGTCGATGCACGGTTTGGAAAACCTCAGGGCATCTCTTTTGGACTGAGCCCGTATCCTTCCTTCTCGGTTAAATACAATAAAGTTGATCTGATAGGCCTTTGGTCTATCTCTAATGATGATGAATATACGGACACTAATCAGAACTTCTCTACCAGCAAAGGCATAATAGTCGGGAAAAGCACATTAAGGGATGTCCTTCTGCAATATGGAACAGCGGGGTATTTAAGCCCAGGCAGAGCATACCTCTTTTATGAGCAGGCGGAGGATGAAAGCTATTTTTCGCTTGATCCATTTTTCCAGGATACTCCCATTAATAATAGAAACCAAACCTATGGCTTCGCCTTCTTCTTCGATGAAGAAACATTAAAAGTCGATCTCATCATGTCTTTTTGGCTGCCTGTAGTCAGTGGGGAGAATTAA